From Candidatus Eisenbacteria bacterium:
AACTTCCGAATTCGCTCCGGCTCGGCCGCGGCCAGGGCGAGGTATCGCTCCCGTACCGCCTGGAAGAACGCCTGACCTTCCCGTTCCATCCGGTCACGCCCCCTTCCGGGGCGCTCCGCCGCCCGCTCCAATCCGGTCCCGACCTCCACATCCAGAAGGTAGGTTCGGTCGGGTCGAATCCCTCCCGTCGATAGGTCATTTAGCCTACACAGCAGGTCGTCCGGCACAGACCGTCCGCCCCCCTGATAGGCCCGCGTCGCATCCGTAAAGCGATCGCAAACAACCACTTGGCCCGATTCCAGCGCCGGACGGATGAGCTCCGCCACGTGCTGGGCTCGCGCCGCTATAAAGAGTAGCAGTTCGCATGCCGGGTGAATAGTTCCGACGTCCGGGGAGAGCACGAGGTCCCGGATCTTCTCCGCCACGGGGGCTCCGCCGGGCTCCCGGGTGAGGACCACCGGGTATCCAGCCGAGCGCA
This genomic window contains:
- the tmk gene encoding dTMP kinase, whose protein sequence is MNGLLLTLEGIEGSGKSTQAAALAAALRSAGYPVVLTREPGGAPVAEKIRDLVLSPDVGTIHPACELLLFIAARAQHVAELIRPALESGQVVVCDRFTDATRAYQGGGRSVPDDLLCRLNDLSTGGIRPDRTYLLDVEVGTGLERAAERPGRGRDRMEREGQAFFQAVRERYLALAAAEPERIRKFRGTDSRESLSRLIQEDALTLLQSRVPHPPR